A genomic region of Betaproteobacteria bacterium contains the following coding sequences:
- a CDS encoding hydrolase, with product MNTDPRVLVLSPGDNVAMSKTDLSAGTPVKVLGASVTLKVRILTGHKFAFRPVKKGETLVKYGAPIGEATQDIAPGGYIHIHNVASSYIPTYTLDEGHEFFKEAH from the coding sequence ATGAATACCGATCCGCGAGTTCTTGTACTGTCCCCAGGGGACAATGTGGCCATGTCGAAGACCGATCTTAGCGCCGGCACGCCAGTGAAGGTGTTGGGTGCAAGCGTCACGCTCAAGGTGAGAATTCTCACCGGCCATAAGTTCGCCTTCCGGCCCGTGAAGAAGGGCGAAACGCTGGTCAAGTATGGCGCGCCCATCGGTGAGGCCACGCAAGACATCGCTCCGGGCGGGTACATTCACATCCACAACGTGGCCAGCAGCTATATTCCCACCTACACGCTGGACGAAGGCCACGAGTTCTTCAAGGAGGCGCACTGA
- a CDS encoding mandelate racemase/muconate lactonizing enzyme family protein, producing the protein MKVTAIETINLDEYPNVLWVHVHTDEGITGLGETFYAVEPAIAHIHQTIAPYLLGKDPRQIDKHSRHMLYNYLGFKTVGAEMRAASAVDIALWDIFGQITNQPIYQLLGGASRDKVRAYNTCAGYQYVRAKSEQGTANFGMPGDHGKYQPYEDLVGFMKYADELAVSLLEEGYTGMKIWPFDEYAEASNGTYISNADLKKAMHPFEKIRKAVGDKMDIHVEFHSLWNLPTAIKIAKALEQFDPFWYEDPIKMDNLDAIAEFAHRTDVWVTASETLATRWAFRDLFEKRAVSVCMFDVGWTGGLSEAKKIATMAEAYQLPVAPHDCTGPILLTASVHLSMNCPNTLVQEVVRAFYTDWYGKLVTQLPPLENGYITAPKGPGLGTKLQPDVLKRKDARIRISKL; encoded by the coding sequence ATGAAAGTTACCGCCATCGAAACGATCAACCTGGACGAGTACCCGAACGTCCTCTGGGTCCATGTGCACACCGACGAAGGCATTACCGGGCTGGGCGAAACCTTCTACGCCGTGGAACCCGCCATCGCCCATATTCACCAGACCATCGCGCCTTACTTGCTGGGCAAGGATCCGCGGCAGATTGACAAGCACAGCCGCCACATGCTCTACAACTATCTGGGATTCAAAACGGTGGGCGCGGAGATGCGCGCGGCTTCGGCGGTGGATATCGCGCTGTGGGACATCTTTGGGCAAATTACCAACCAACCCATTTACCAATTGCTGGGCGGGGCTTCGCGCGACAAGGTGCGCGCCTACAACACCTGCGCCGGTTATCAGTATGTGCGCGCCAAGTCGGAACAAGGCACCGCCAACTTCGGTATGCCGGGCGACCATGGCAAGTACCAACCCTACGAAGATCTGGTGGGCTTCATGAAATACGCCGACGAGTTGGCGGTTTCGCTCCTCGAAGAAGGCTACACCGGCATGAAGATCTGGCCCTTCGACGAGTACGCCGAAGCCAGCAACGGCACCTACATCTCCAACGCGGATCTCAAGAAAGCCATGCATCCCTTCGAGAAAATCCGCAAGGCCGTGGGCGACAAGATGGACATCCACGTCGAGTTTCATTCTCTGTGGAATTTGCCCACCGCCATCAAGATCGCCAAGGCGCTGGAGCAGTTCGATCCCTTCTGGTACGAAGACCCCATCAAGATGGACAACCTCGACGCCATCGCCGAGTTCGCCCATCGCACCGATGTGTGGGTCACTGCCAGCGAAACCTTGGCCACCCGCTGGGCCTTTCGCGATTTATTCGAGAAGCGCGCGGTGAGCGTATGCATGTTCGACGTGGGCTGGACCGGCGGACTTTCCGAAGCGAAAAAAATCGCGACCATGGCGGAGGCCTATCAGTTGCCCGTCGCGCCTCACGATTGCACCGGGCCCATATTGCTTACCGCGTCCGTTCATCTCTCCATGAATTGTCCGAACACGCTCGTGCAGGAAGTGGTACGCGCCTTCTATACGGATTGGTACGGCAAGCTCGTCACCCAACTTCCCCCTCTGGAGAACGGCTATATCACGGCGCCGAAGGGACCCGGCTTGGGAACGAAGCTGCAACCGGATGTGTTGAAAAGGAAGGATGCACGGATACGAATCAGCAAACTGTAA
- a CDS encoding 4-carboxymuconolactone decarboxylase: MGDITTKDLFETGLKLRREVLGADYVARAFELKDEFSEDVQNYLTTHAWGAVWARRGADGEMTLSKKIRSIMNLAMLAAINRPHELEIHVRGAINNGITKKEMLEIFLHVAPYAGAPALIDAVRIARKVWAEHDAQDKK; the protein is encoded by the coding sequence ATGGGCGATATCACCACGAAGGACTTGTTCGAGACGGGTTTGAAGCTTCGCCGCGAAGTGCTGGGCGCGGACTATGTCGCGCGCGCCTTTGAGCTAAAGGACGAATTCAGCGAGGACGTGCAAAACTACCTGACCACCCACGCCTGGGGTGCGGTGTGGGCCCGGCGCGGCGCCGACGGGGAAATGACGCTCTCGAAGAAAATCCGCTCCATCATGAATCTCGCCATGCTGGCCGCCATCAACCGGCCCCATGAGTTGGAAATCCATGTGCGGGGCGCCATCAACAACGGCATCACGAAAAAAGAGATGCTGGAGATCTTTCTGCACGTCGCTCCCTACGCCGGAGCACCAGCCCTTATCGATGCGGTAAGGATCGCGCGCAAGGTGTGGGCGGAGCACGACGCCCAAGACAAGAAATAG
- a CDS encoding branched-chain amino acid ABC transporter substrate-binding protein — MNRRSWMGLSLGLLSWCAAFLCSGAEKKYGPGVTDTEIKIGQTMPYSGPVSAYGTFGKAESAYFDKINAQGGINGRKIKLISLDDGFNPAKTVEQTRRLIEDEQVLLLFSSLGTAPNTPIHKYVNNKKVPHLFLATGATKWGDPKNFPWTMSWQMPYQYESRIFARYLLGNKPNAKIAVLYNNDDFGRDYLKGLKDGLGDKAATMIIAEATTEVTDPTIDSQIVTLKNSGADTFFSFAAPKGAAQAIRKVHDIGWKPLYFIPKVSSSVGAVLRNAGLEKAAGIISLNSTKDPTEPQWQDDPGMKEWFAWMKKYYPQGDVTDDFNVNGYLYAQTMVDVLARCGDDLTRENVMRQATDIRNLRLPLLLPGIALNTTPTNYFPVKQAQLMRFDGKEWVRFGPVQGMP, encoded by the coding sequence ATGAATCGCCGTTCCTGGATGGGGCTGTCGCTGGGGCTGCTGTCGTGGTGTGCGGCGTTCCTATGTTCCGGAGCGGAGAAGAAGTACGGTCCTGGTGTTACCGACACGGAAATCAAGATCGGTCAGACCATGCCCTACAGCGGGCCGGTCTCGGCCTACGGCACCTTTGGCAAAGCCGAGAGCGCTTATTTCGACAAGATCAATGCGCAGGGCGGTATCAACGGCCGCAAGATCAAATTGATCAGCTTGGACGATGGGTTCAATCCGGCGAAGACGGTCGAACAGACCCGCAGACTCATCGAGGACGAGCAAGTGCTCTTGCTATTTAGCTCGCTCGGCACGGCACCCAACACCCCCATCCACAAGTACGTGAACAATAAGAAGGTGCCGCACCTGTTCCTTGCCACGGGTGCCACGAAATGGGGAGATCCCAAGAACTTTCCATGGACGATGTCGTGGCAGATGCCCTACCAATACGAGTCGAGAATCTTCGCGCGCTATCTGCTCGGCAACAAACCCAACGCGAAGATCGCGGTGCTCTACAACAACGACGATTTTGGCCGGGACTATCTCAAGGGCCTCAAGGACGGGTTGGGCGACAAAGCCGCCACCATGATCATCGCCGAAGCCACCACCGAGGTGACCGACCCCACCATCGACAGCCAGATCGTGACCTTGAAGAATTCGGGAGCCGACACCTTCTTCTCCTTTGCCGCGCCCAAGGGGGCGGCGCAAGCCATTCGCAAAGTGCATGACATCGGGTGGAAGCCTTTGTACTTCATTCCCAAGGTTTCCTCGTCGGTGGGCGCCGTACTCAGAAACGCGGGCCTGGAGAAGGCGGCCGGCATCATCTCGCTCAACTCGACGAAGGATCCCACGGAACCGCAGTGGCAGGACGATCCCGGCATGAAGGAATGGTTCGCCTGGATGAAGAAATACTATCCTCAAGGGGATGTCACCGACGACTTCAATGTCAACGGCTATCTCTACGCGCAGACGATGGTGGATGTGTTGGCGCGTTGCGGCGACGACTTAACTCGAGAGAACGTCATGCGCCAGGCAACGGACATCAGAAACTTGCGCTTACCATTGCTCTTGCCAGGCATCGCACTGAATACGACTCCAACGAATTACTTTCCAGTCAAGCAAGCACAGCTCATGCGTTTCGACGGAAAGGAGTGGGTGCGGTTTGGGCCGGTGCAGGGCATGCCGTGA